GTTCAAATTGTCACTTTCACACTTTTATACTCAGTGTTTAAAACCTCAGGTCAAATTCAGGGCAACAGCGTGACGCAAGACAGAACCAACAAACAATTTCTCTGATATCAACACCTACTGTATGTGAACTCTTGTGTTGAGTAACTCTGAGCCAGCACCAGCCTGCAGGAAAtcattgtatttattgttttgaaCATCTTATTTGCTCCACAGATATCCAGTCTCTCAGTCCAGTCAGTGTAATCATTACTGTGTTCACACAGACAATGTAGTGTACTTCATTATCTGAATTGTGGCTGGGCAATACTAAATCAATATAATGGTATTAAGAATAGATCTCCAATGTTGATCTGgcaaattaatgtaaaataaaatatttaaaaagcgaaaaacaaaataaaactgactgcGATCAACCATGTTCCACTTTCAGACATTACATCAGACAAAACTCCCCACATATGTAAAACAAGAACTTCAATTAATCACTTTGCTCACATTCATTAACTTGGACAACTACattttgttaaataataaaacaatatgttcATATGATAACAATATGGTTTCACTGAAAGTCAGAAAACAACTAATTTTCACCCAGCCTTAATCTCAGTCTTTATGTTTGTCGATGAAGTTGTTcttgaaatgtaatttcactACATGCCTTTGTATATCAGATGTTAAGAGTGCAAGTGCAATTAGGTAAATAAAAGTATATAAAAAGCTTCTGCCAACttcaagaggaaaatgaaaaaacatacaAGGCCTGTTGTGGTTCCTTATGATGTCCTTAAATCACATTATGACATAATCTTTGCCTGCAGTCACTGCTTTGATAGTTTGCAATTGGACGTCTTTCCTCTTTTGGTTAGTCTGCTCTGATCTGTCCAGACTTGAGAGACAAGCTTTTGTGATCTCAGGTCTCAGTTTTCTGAAACCCAGCGCTGCAGCTGGACAGTTCTTCACAGGTCTTCGTCAAATCCTCCAGAAAACTGACCACtacctccttccctctctcctcctttccccctccctccccttcagCCTCCAACCCCTTCAGTCTGATCAGAGTCTGCTGCAGACATCCGATTCTCTGCTGAGGATTGAAACCGTCCCCGCctgcatctttctctccctccgccccctcccctcctccctcctctgctctgagaTATCTGATCAAATGCTCTTTGATGCCCTTCCCCTCCTCGCCCGCCAGCGACTGCCCGAGGGCGGGCATGTCCTGAGACTGACTGAGGCTGAGCAGGTGCAGGAGAGCCTGTGAGAGCGTGTGTCGCAGGCTGGCGCTGTAGCGGTACTCTAAGAAGTCGTTTGTGTCTTCACTGTTCTCGAGCGCCGTGGCCAGCGAGCGCCACACGCAGCTGAACCGCTTCGTGTCGCCGTAGCAGCTGCGGCGGGCGGGGACGGCCAGGGCGGCGGCCGATTTGATCCGTACCTTGAAGTTCTTGCAGGAGGTAACGACATGACAGAGGGCGGAGAACGCGTCACAAGACCACAGGGCTGAGTctgagaagaggaaagaaactgTTAAGTTTGACATGTGTATAGACGTGATAGTGGTATCAATCATCTCACCTAAATGTCAGCAAGAGGGCGAAtatgtgtatttcccaaaatgttggaactgttcctttaaggtTGTGTGTAAGCGAACACACTCAGGTGTTATTGGTTGGTCACAGAGCCAGGCCAATGATACGTTTAACCGATTTATAACACAGGTGAGTGCCCTGAGAATAAATCCTTACCGAGTGGCAGGGCTGGGTTTCTGAAAGCTTTTCCCAAGGCGTAACAGGCGTtccatctgaccttcatcgTGGCCTCTGACTGGACAGTTTTTACGAGAGCTCGTACTGCTTCTTCCAGTGGGCGCTGGAAAGCAGACCGGGTCAGCTGACTCCGGCGCAGGAAATAAAGCAGATTGCCGAGTGCTCGCACTGCGTTGGACTTCACCTGGGAGGGTCGAAGAGAGGATGCAAGGTCAGGAGAGATGAGAGCCAATCGAAATGAAGAGTAGAAAACGATGCCACCGCAGGGCAGATATTTGATTCTTTGTAAGAACTTATGGAAAAACAGCATTTCGGGTTTTTCTGCATGGCCCTGGCTTATTTAAGAAGCAGGGAATATGCTTTTCATTTAGTAACTTCACAGCAGAACACAGTGCAGCAAGAGTTAACAATCTGTTTACTCTTGTGTATAAAAAGTGTAAATGCTCACCCTGTCTTTGTCGGCTGATGCTCGAGTAGCTGCCTGCAACATCTTGAGCAGCAGCATGTCTGACAACTCTTCTTGGAAGTCCACACCCACACTCTCCCtgatacagagagaggagatcAACAGATGACAGAGGTAAACTCTATAATAACAGATTATATGCCTTGAATACTGTGATGAAAGTTGGACTTTTACTTTGTAAGATAAGTGTGCGATCCATGCTTTAATTGATTCATCATCAGATTAATTTATCAAGAAGTGCTTTCTTACATATTGACAAtaagtgtgtctgtgagatTGCCTAGAGACCAGGCAGCCTTAGCACGGACGTTTGTAGATCGATCCTCCAGGGTGGCGAGGATAGTGTTTGCTGTATCTGCGACAAACATCACATCCTGAAAAGATATCACAACCTCAGAACAGTTCCTTGTAGTTCTGAAACATGTGGTTTTATCAGACTTTAATCTCTTGACAGAATTTAAAGGATTTTAGTTAGTGCTCAGCATGTTAGCTGTTTGTCCCTGTGCTGTACCTCTCTCAGACAAGGGAACAGTATGTAGACTCCCAAAGCCCTGACAGCTGCCGTCTTCACCAGGTAATTTTCACTGTAGGTCAGCCCCAGCAGCACAGTGATGCACATCAGCTGGGTCTTgtcctgaaaaaaaacaaaaaaaaaacatgcacagctCCATGAGGCTCGGTGATAGCTTTGTAAAAGCAGATAAGAGttcaaaaacagtgaaactcACAGGCAGCTGTGCGAAGGCCTGGGGCAGGATGGAGGAGAGCGTGTCGCAGGCGCTCGACTGCAGCATGGGATGCTGTTCACTCTGCAGCACTCCGTTCAGCGGACCGCTCAAGACTTCTGACCAAAACTGCACCACCTatatcatgcacacacatgcatgagaTGAATTAAAATAATCTATCAAAAGGGTTATTGGGCTTAAACGCTCTTTTTCAGACTGTTTTGGTTAGATCTCTTTACCAAAACTAAGGTCTATTTTGTATAAACAGTGCAAgttattcaaattcaaattcaaatcttTTTTTAGTTGTGACAAATATTTGCACACACAGGCCCATCTCTgggtagagaaaaaaaatcaacaacaacaaattataGACCCTTGTCTTGGGACTGGCTCATCTTTGTCTTTCAACAATATATCATCtgaatgagagaggaaagaatctaacacaataaaatgagacaaacagCAATAGGAAATAAAAGTGTCTTAACAAATGAACAGGTCTAACCTAATACAGAACATACAATACAAAGACAGTTTGTACATACTTGGCTTATGGGGACTCTCAAGCTCTCAGGCACGTTGTTCTCTGCTCTGTACTGCTGGATTATTCCTGTCCCCAACTCCTCCAGTAACTAAACAAGAGTCGATGACATAGGTATCAGAGTCCAGATCTTGACCTTCTGGTTGTTACTtatgtcttttttaaatatttgttaacTATCATCATTTTGTACAAATCATAAAATCAACCACCTGTAATGCTGAAGTTTGAACATAGATTCAGAAAAGAGAATGTAGGGGTCACTTAAGAATGGAGTAGGAAGAACTAGAGAGCATTACCTTTGCTCCATGCAGTTGTATGGAGGGATCGGTCTCCCCAAGGCAGCGTGCGCTCACCTGCCCAATATCACACAGACATGCCTGGGCTAGAGAGAAATAGCCACGTACCAGGTGGGACAGGACctgaaacacagtgatacaTGACACCTCAGATTTCAAAATAGTCTATTTGGTGATTTCTTGTGTCGTTTTCTGTCTCATTCCATCTCTTACCTGTAGAGCTTCTAATCGGATAGGTGAGGGCTCCAAAGCAGCACCACCTCCTGTTCCCGCTCCCTCGCTGTCTGACTGGTCCTCTCTGGGCTGAGTCACCAGCGACAcgcacagctgcagcagccacgGCGGcgagctctcctcctcccccggCGTGCGAAGAATGTGGGGGGAGTGCGTGTGCGAGCTGCGCTGGGAGGGTGTGACCGGTGTGCGAGAGGGTGAGGATGTCCCGTCTCGTTGTCTCCAGCTGAGAGCCGAGTCCTGCGGCGTGAAGGAGCCggcgctgctgctgccactgtccGGCTGTCGGAGGAGGAGCTGCACCTCGGGGAAAGGAGCCTGAGTCGTCACCAGAGCGCCGTAGAGTGTCAGGACCGACACGCGCACGTTCACGTCTGAGGACAGAGAACCGCTGTTTTAAAAGAGTGCAATGTGCTGGCCTGTTACTTGACAGTGCTGACAAAATACAGACCTCTGTGGCGCACATAAGGACGCATCTGCTTCCAGAGCGGGCTGAGCAGACCAGGTCTGAGACGGTGGTAGGGAGCGTTGGCCACCAGATAGGCCAGGCACTagcacacaggagaggaggagacatgCTGTTAGGATAATAACCCTGCATTATTAGACATTTTCTCAACACACACTGTTGGAAATATATTGACAGTTTTCATTCATGGTGTGTAATCATGATCTGGGTCACCCACACGAACAGCAGTCATTGCAAGTGATGAACAGACCTTGCCTTAACATTGTCTTGTCAATAGTAAAGTTGTCAGTCCATTTTTTTATACATTCAAtagctttgttttctgatgtaaAATGAGTATCATAGTCTCAAGGGGCAGCTGATGTGGATGTTGATTTTTAGTTCGTTCATTTTTGTTTACTCTGCATTTAAAATAGCAACATGTGAAACTCTTTAAACCTGTAGCTGTTATTAAAGGTGCTGTGTGTAAGTTTTTGCCATTGCCACACAGCCAATGTTAGCAGcagttaacagctgtttatttatcagtttcacttgttttcttcTACTTAAGTTAGCACGTgaaccagctagccctggtcTGTTTCATCTCATAATAGCACTTTTTGACAATGAGTCATGTCAGTCAATGGCGGAAGCTCTTGGTAATCAAACAGcttttaatgcaaacactggCAATTTAGCGATAGCAATTACTTATATATACCACCTTTAATATCGTACTCTGTTGATTTAGAATTACACTCCCACAACATTGTTGttgcagcagagccagagatTTTGTCTATCAACTTTATGTCCTAGACAAAAATTCCTACAtaacccacaatgcaacttagtgatcaaaaaataaaatcactgcacGTCCCCTTTAACACTTAGTAGGCAAAGGTGGTATCACACATGACAGTAAACTGTGTTTATCAAACCCATGTTCATCATACCTTTATGACCTGTGTGAGTGTCTGAGGGGCGGTCTCAGCCAGCAGAGCCAGACTGAGAGCACGGTGCAGCTCTCTGATGGCAGTGGCCAGTGAGAAGGAGAAAGGGGTGTAAGATGTACGAGGAGACGCTGTATCTTCAGCCACAGCCAGGAACTGACGGGAGCCATCCAGCATGGCCGACAATACCTGAAGCGCACATGCACgcacctgagagagagagaggaaagttaGATATTACAGTCATACGTGTTGAGGAGAATTATAACATGAGTGAAGTTATGTTGTACCTTTGGCGATGGGTCCTTCAGTATAATTGTGAGCAGAGTGAGAGGCGGTTGTCCCCCAGTAGGAGAGTCAGGGATGAAGGAGGACCAGTACCCGTACAGAGTCCGCTTTTCCACACTTTTCACCACTGCTAGCAAACAGTGCAAAGCTCCCTGACGCACATGGCCGTGGTTA
The DNA window shown above is from Lates calcarifer isolate ASB-BC8 linkage group LG20, TLL_Latcal_v3, whole genome shotgun sequence and carries:
- the heatr6 gene encoding HEAT repeat-containing protein 6, whose translation is MAAQTGLSAPVLGRSCGPAFDPEAPSFTPMGTDGWQLGPPSDAEKQFSRCAAKLRALRADSGQLREELNLLFDHLLSENYNKTFYPSINIRPEDVCTLLKHASFLVPLSQEHLVIKFCQLMHHLLNQLKVIMDEQTLDVLLNYTASALKMCSTWTHSDVLLALSTVVYGNGPQCHQHLSDLLGEDGVLLLYSAPSQPNMELRRVALNCMANICLRIPGQPPLDDQYRGVCFRVFLTTLQSPKPPNTDELFYCMVIQAALKGLQCCLSGGKWKFNGGEELGSVLAILKRLMFQGAPGVSVEWPAVLYPAPLPQYEGLSAPKSAEPQKPSEPPKDAAAPGKASGNKKRKSRGKGKKTSTEGSRGDDGEEDDREAVSALQKGGGREGGRGEGESLSKPSAPSLYPSWKLNSSDSEFSDMEGNAQSKLRLNHGHVRQGALHCLLAVVKSVEKRTLYGYWSSFIPDSPTGGQPPLTLLTIILKDPSPKVRACALQVLSAMLDGSRQFLAVAEDTASPRTSYTPFSFSLATAIRELHRALSLALLAETAPQTLTQVIKCLAYLVANAPYHRLRPGLLSPLWKQMRPYVRHRDVNVRVSVLTLYGALVTTQAPFPEVQLLLRQPDSGSSSAGSFTPQDSALSWRQRDGTSSPSRTPVTPSQRSSHTHSPHILRTPGEEESSPPWLLQLCVSLVTQPREDQSDSEGAGTGGGAALEPSPIRLEALQVLSHLVRGYFSLAQACLCDIGQVSARCLGETDPSIQLHGAKLLEELGTGIIQQYRAENNVPESLRVPISQVVQFWSEVLSGPLNGVLQSEQHPMLQSSACDTLSSILPQAFAQLPDKTQLMCITVLLGLTYSENYLVKTAAVRALGVYILFPCLREDVMFVADTANTILATLEDRSTNVRAKAAWSLGNLTDTLIVNMESVGVDFQEELSDMLLLKMLQAATRASADKDRVKSNAVRALGNLLYFLRRSQLTRSAFQRPLEEAVRALVKTVQSEATMKVRWNACYALGKAFRNPALPLDSALWSCDAFSALCHVVTSCKNFKVRIKSAAALAVPARRSCYGDTKRFSCVWRSLATALENSEDTNDFLEYRYSASLRHTLSQALLHLLSLSQSQDMPALGQSLAGEEGKGIKEHLIRYLRAEEGGGEGAEGEKDAGGDGFNPQQRIGCLQQTLIRLKGLEAEGEGGGKEERGKEVVVSFLEDLTKTCEELSSCSAGFQKTET